Proteins from a single region of Dysosmobacter acutus:
- a CDS encoding pyridoxal phosphate-dependent aminotransferase has protein sequence MKFSSKILKCGLSPMRKFHPYAVAAEKKGRNIYHLNIGQPDIETPKAFFDAVKNFEQPVLAYAASPGVPAYIDAVREYYGKLNIPLENGDILATTGGSEALEMVLACILDDGDEILIPEPFYPNYNTFVKVTGASIRPIPTTAEEGYHYADREKIESLINEHTRAIMVTNPGNPTGVVLSRDEMRMIVDVAKAHDLFVIGDEVYREFVYAGQSLASLAEFDDAAENVVVVDSVSKRFSACGARIGVLVSRNKDLMAQAMKWCQGRLCSATLDQVGAAALYSVGPDYFAKVREEYKLRRDTVMRKLADIPGVVCKCPEGAFYIMAKLPVDDADAFQTWLLEEFEDHGDTVMFAPGEGFYGTPGKGKDEIRIAYVLKQADLERAMDLLALGIQAYNARK, from the coding sequence ATGAAATTTTCAAGTAAAATCCTAAAATGCGGACTCTCCCCAATGCGTAAGTTCCATCCCTATGCGGTAGCGGCGGAGAAGAAGGGCCGCAATATCTATCACCTGAACATCGGCCAGCCTGATATTGAGACGCCCAAGGCGTTTTTTGACGCTGTGAAAAATTTTGAACAGCCTGTTCTGGCCTATGCCGCCTCCCCCGGCGTGCCCGCGTATATCGACGCAGTGCGGGAGTACTATGGAAAGCTGAATATTCCCCTGGAAAATGGTGATATTTTGGCGACCACCGGCGGCAGTGAGGCGCTGGAGATGGTGCTGGCCTGCATTTTGGACGACGGAGACGAGATTCTGATTCCCGAGCCCTTCTATCCCAATTACAACACCTTTGTCAAGGTGACCGGGGCCTCCATCCGTCCCATCCCCACCACTGCGGAAGAGGGATACCACTACGCCGACCGGGAGAAGATCGAGTCCCTCATCAATGAGCACACCCGCGCCATCATGGTGACAAACCCCGGCAACCCCACCGGCGTGGTGCTCAGCCGCGACGAGATGCGCATGATCGTGGATGTGGCCAAGGCCCACGACCTCTTTGTCATCGGCGACGAGGTGTACCGTGAGTTCGTCTACGCCGGTCAGAGCCTGGCAAGCCTTGCGGAATTCGACGACGCGGCGGAAAATGTTGTGGTGGTGGACTCTGTGTCCAAGCGGTTCTCCGCCTGCGGCGCCCGAATCGGCGTGCTGGTGTCCCGCAACAAGGATTTGATGGCGCAGGCCATGAAGTGGTGCCAGGGGCGCCTTTGCTCCGCCACGCTGGATCAGGTGGGCGCCGCCGCGCTCTATTCTGTGGGACCGGACTACTTCGCCAAGGTCCGTGAGGAGTACAAGCTGCGCCGGGATACGGTGATGCGTAAACTGGCGGATATCCCCGGCGTGGTGTGCAAATGCCCGGAGGGCGCCTTCTACATCATGGCCAAGCTGCCGGTGGATGACGCGGATGCCTTCCAGACCTGGCTGCTGGAGGAGTTTGAGGACCATGGCGACACGGTGATGTTCGCCCCCGGCGAAGGGTTCTACGGCACACCGGGCAAGGGCAAGGACGAGATCCGCATTGCCTATGTGCTCAAGCAGGCCGACCTGGAGCGGGCCATGGACCTGCTGGCTCTGGGCATTCAGGCATATAACGCCCGCAAGTAA
- a CDS encoding Dabb family protein — translation MIRHIVMWKFRPGTAAEQSQFLEGLRSLQGVIPQLKKSEVAVNVGEGNYDAVLVSEFESLEDLAMYKKDPRHVAVSSLCKSIREDRVAVDYEL, via the coding sequence ATGATTCGGCATATTGTAATGTGGAAATTCCGACCCGGAACAGCGGCGGAGCAGTCTCAATTTTTGGAGGGGCTGAGAAGCTTACAGGGCGTGATCCCGCAGCTCAAAAAGAGCGAGGTGGCCGTCAACGTGGGAGAGGGCAACTACGACGCCGTGCTGGTGTCGGAGTTTGAGAGCCTGGAGGACCTGGCGATGTATAAGAAGGACCCCCGCCACGTGGCGGTTTCCAGCCTCTGCAAGTCCATCCGGGAGGACCGGGTGGCAGTGGACTACGAACTATAA
- a CDS encoding MGMT family protein, translating into MSGVFEQVWALVRQIPPGRVTTYGQLAQLIGRPRGARLVGYAMSACPSGSSVPCHRVVNRFGGTTTAFDTLAPGTQRALLEAEGVAFTPEGCVDLSRHLWQPPGR; encoded by the coding sequence ATGAGCGGCGTATTTGAACAGGTCTGGGCCCTTGTGCGGCAGATACCGCCTGGCAGGGTCACCACCTACGGCCAGCTGGCTCAACTTATCGGCCGGCCCCGGGGTGCCCGGCTGGTGGGCTACGCCATGAGCGCCTGTCCCTCCGGCTCCAGTGTGCCCTGCCACCGGGTGGTGAACCGCTTTGGCGGCACCACCACTGCCTTTGATACGCTTGCCCCCGGCACCCAGCGTGCCCTGTTGGAGGCGGAAGGAGTGGCCTTTACGCCGGAGGGTTGTGTGGACCTCTCCCGACACCTCTGGCAGCCCCCGGGCCGGTAG
- a CDS encoding carbon-nitrogen hydrolase family protein gives MRVALIQLAGGSGDKKADIALAREKIREAAAQGADIAVLPEMFCCPYETSAFRSYGEAEGGEAQAALSALSKELGLYIVGGSVPELEGDRVYNTSYVYGRDGVRLAKHRKVHLFDIDVEGGQRFMESDTLSPGDQITTFETEFGTMGLCICFDFRFEEQARLMALRGAKVLFVPAAFNMTTGPAHWELMFRQRSVDNQCFTVGVSPARNESASYVAYGNSMAVDPWGTVLTRCGGEPCIQYADLDLSRADFIRRQLPILSARRTDLYEIKEV, from the coding sequence ATGCGCGTTGCTTTGATTCAGTTGGCCGGAGGCAGCGGCGATAAAAAAGCCGACATTGCCCTGGCCCGTGAAAAAATCCGGGAGGCCGCCGCTCAGGGAGCGGACATTGCCGTACTGCCGGAGATGTTCTGCTGCCCCTATGAAACTTCCGCCTTCCGATCCTATGGCGAGGCGGAGGGCGGCGAGGCTCAGGCTGCCCTGTCCGCCCTCTCAAAGGAGCTGGGGCTCTATATTGTGGGCGGCTCTGTGCCTGAGTTGGAGGGAGATCGGGTTTACAACACCTCCTATGTCTACGGCCGGGATGGAGTCCGGCTGGCCAAGCACCGGAAGGTCCACCTCTTCGACATCGACGTGGAGGGCGGCCAGCGGTTTATGGAGTCAGACACCCTGAGCCCCGGAGACCAAATTACCACCTTCGAGACCGAGTTTGGCACCATGGGGCTTTGCATCTGCTTTGATTTCCGGTTCGAGGAGCAGGCCCGGCTGATGGCCCTGCGGGGCGCAAAGGTGCTGTTTGTCCCCGCGGCCTTCAACATGACCACCGGCCCAGCCCACTGGGAGCTGATGTTCCGCCAGCGCTCCGTGGACAACCAGTGCTTTACCGTGGGCGTCTCCCCTGCCCGGAACGAATCCGCCTCCTATGTGGCCTACGGCAATTCCATGGCCGTGGACCCCTGGGGCACGGTCCTCACCCGCTGCGGAGGTGAGCCCTGCATCCAGTACGCGGACCTGGATTTGTCCCGCGCGGATTTCATCCGCCGCCAGCTGCCCATTCTCTCTGCCCGCCGAACGGACCTCTACGAGATCAAAGAGGTATGA
- a CDS encoding BlaI/MecI/CopY family transcriptional regulator → MEKLCDSEYRFMQVVWDSAPVGSGRLVELCREELGWKKSTTYTTLKKLCEKGLVRNEAATVTVLVPREQVQAVESDAFVERAFGGSLPSFFSAFMSGKTLSAQEAEELKRLIDAHKEGER, encoded by the coding sequence ATGGAGAAGCTATGTGACAGCGAATACCGGTTTATGCAGGTGGTGTGGGACAGCGCCCCGGTTGGCTCGGGCCGCCTGGTGGAGCTTTGCCGTGAGGAGTTGGGGTGGAAGAAGTCCACCACCTACACCACGCTGAAAAAGCTCTGTGAAAAAGGGCTGGTGCGCAATGAGGCCGCCACCGTCACCGTGCTGGTTCCAAGGGAGCAGGTGCAGGCTGTGGAGTCCGACGCCTTTGTGGAGCGGGCCTTCGGCGGCTCCCTGCCCTCCTTTTTCAGCGCCTTTATGAGCGGGAAGACACTCAGCGCTCAGGAGGCGGAGGAGCTCAAGCGCCTTATTGACGCCCATAAGGAGGGAGAGCGGTGA
- a CDS encoding M56 family metallopeptidase, which produces MSVLTALFGELIQMSLTAVPVILIVAALRLGLCRAPKKYSYALWLAVGFRLVCPVALTGVLGQEAGVTALLPQALPATTERVAAGVSRVDYGLVPVMTGGAQTLKEAAVSTAAVPDWSAWLALAWAAGVCALAVRGLIVYAGLRRRMATAVRLEGNVYESDVLTTPFVMGLIRPRIYIPFRLTGEERSYVLSHERCHIRRADHLVRMIAYLVASVYWMNPLVWVCYYLMNRDMEMSCDEAVLGRMGDEIKKGYSMSLVSFATTRRIPAAGLLTFGEGDAKKRIKNVLRWKKETPRVAFLAIIICVFAIIVCLGNGNAGAGWIRGGETETTDGSGMTKFSYSVNRDVWSMFLYEEVYDDGELISGQILSTTDFTIGQRPDQGTLEIGYEMENWPQLNWLQKDGSVVACLPSHIPERDYHAMIAKTLSSSSGKVDLPSDGSCTIYLISLAEDAAKGLRPIGPGDLDAGGPEELKDNGVVAALRLITSTKPIDDALEQLGASAWAYRLFDAATPYVGDAPGCVDVLFALRLGDELGDFSIELETSKQPYGMQINFRQSPQDPETMDGAMGRYAPVLIALIGNLDQVRWTYPAENGALRQAEYTYDEGVLDQVREATGRAYGSLKEMGDSPQGVQDLLQGLGLE; this is translated from the coding sequence GTGAGCGTTTTAACTGCCCTGTTCGGCGAGCTCATTCAGATGAGCCTGACGGCGGTGCCGGTGATCCTGATCGTGGCAGCGCTGCGGCTGGGGCTTTGCCGCGCGCCGAAAAAGTACAGCTATGCGCTGTGGCTGGCGGTGGGATTCCGGCTGGTGTGTCCCGTGGCGCTCACCGGCGTGTTGGGACAGGAGGCCGGCGTGACGGCTCTGCTGCCCCAGGCTCTTCCGGCGACTACGGAGCGGGTGGCCGCCGGTGTGTCCCGGGTGGACTACGGCCTGGTCCCGGTGATGACCGGAGGGGCCCAGACCCTGAAGGAGGCGGCGGTTTCCACCGCCGCTGTTCCGGACTGGAGCGCGTGGCTGGCATTGGCATGGGCCGCTGGCGTCTGCGCACTGGCAGTGCGCGGCCTGATCGTCTATGCAGGGCTCAGGCGGCGCATGGCCACGGCGGTGCGCCTGGAGGGCAATGTGTATGAGAGCGACGTTTTGACCACGCCTTTTGTCATGGGTCTGATCCGGCCCAGAATCTACATTCCCTTCCGCCTGACCGGGGAGGAGCGGAGCTATGTGCTCAGCCACGAGCGCTGCCACATCCGGCGCGCCGACCATCTGGTGCGGATGATCGCCTACCTGGTGGCATCTGTGTATTGGATGAACCCCCTGGTATGGGTGTGCTACTATCTGATGAACCGGGACATGGAGATGAGCTGCGACGAAGCGGTGCTGGGGAGGATGGGCGACGAAATCAAAAAGGGGTACAGCATGTCTCTGGTCTCCTTTGCCACGACCCGGCGCATCCCGGCCGCGGGCCTGCTGACCTTTGGGGAGGGAGACGCCAAAAAGCGGATCAAAAATGTGCTCCGATGGAAGAAAGAGACGCCAAGAGTGGCATTTTTGGCTATTATAATATGTGTTTTTGCCATCATAGTGTGCCTTGGCAATGGGAACGCAGGAGCGGGATGGATCCGGGGTGGAGAAACAGAGACCACCGATGGTTCCGGCATGACCAAATTCTCCTATTCCGTAAACCGGGATGTGTGGTCCATGTTCCTCTATGAGGAGGTCTATGATGACGGAGAGTTGATCTCCGGGCAAATTCTCTCAACAACAGACTTCACCATCGGACAAAGACCCGATCAAGGAACATTGGAGATCGGATACGAGATGGAGAACTGGCCGCAGCTGAACTGGCTGCAAAAGGACGGCTCTGTGGTGGCCTGCCTGCCTTCCCACATTCCTGAGCGGGACTATCACGCCATGATCGCCAAGACGCTGAGCAGCAGTTCCGGGAAGGTGGATTTGCCATCGGACGGCAGCTGTACGATCTACCTGATCAGTCTGGCGGAGGACGCCGCAAAGGGGCTGCGGCCCATCGGACCGGGGGACCTGGACGCGGGCGGGCCGGAGGAGCTTAAGGACAACGGTGTTGTGGCGGCGCTGCGGCTCATTACCTCCACCAAGCCGATAGACGATGCCCTGGAGCAGCTTGGCGCGTCCGCCTGGGCCTATCGGCTGTTCGACGCCGCCACCCCCTATGTGGGGGATGCGCCGGGCTGTGTGGATGTGCTGTTTGCCCTGAGGCTTGGAGATGAATTGGGGGACTTTTCCATTGAGCTGGAAACTTCCAAACAGCCTTACGGGATGCAGATAAACTTCCGTCAATCGCCGCAGGACCCGGAGACGATGGACGGGGCGATGGGCCGCTATGCTCCGGTGCTGATCGCGCTGATCGGAAACTTGGACCAGGTGCGCTGGACCTATCCGGCGGAGAACGGTGCTCTCCGCCAAGCAGAGTACACCTATGACGAGGGGGTGCTTGACCAGGTGCGGGAGGCCACCGGAAGAGCCTACGGTTCCCTCAAGGAGATGGGCGATTCCCCACAGGGGGTGCAGGACCTTTTGCAGGGCCTGGGCCTGGAATAG
- a CDS encoding APC family permease, with product MELQKRYGLPTAICMVVGIVIGSGVFFKAEAVLNATGGNMPLGIAAWLIVGAIMMICSYVFATLATRYERVSGLVDYAEVTMGQNYAYAMGWFAASVYVPGLVSVLAWVSARYLCVLLGWDITGGSCMVIACFFLCADYAINALSPRLAGKFQVSATVAKMVPLVLMAVVGTVMGLANGRLRENFTAAASATVDTGAGLMASVVAVAFAYEGWILATSINAELKDARRNLPRALVIGACIVVATYLFYYIGLGGAVTTEELMASGETAAKMAFQRTFGPVAGTLVFVLIVISCLGTLNGLMLACCRASYALGARNWGPRPDVFEKVDQATNMPSNSATMALLYSAFWLMFFYGANLAEPRWFGAFGFDSAELPIVTLYAMYIPIFIQMMRKETELNAFKRFLMPALGVLSCLFMVYAAFAAHGVRVLYYLMMFTAFMLVGLLLRGRRQ from the coding sequence ATGGAGTTACAAAAGCGATACGGGCTGCCAACGGCAATCTGTATGGTGGTGGGAATTGTCATTGGCTCCGGCGTATTCTTCAAGGCCGAGGCGGTGCTCAACGCCACGGGAGGGAACATGCCGCTGGGCATTGCCGCGTGGCTGATCGTCGGCGCTATTATGATGATCTGTTCCTATGTGTTTGCCACGCTGGCCACCCGCTATGAGCGGGTCAGCGGTCTGGTGGATTATGCGGAGGTCACCATGGGACAGAACTATGCCTACGCCATGGGCTGGTTCGCGGCCTCCGTGTACGTGCCGGGACTGGTGTCTGTTCTGGCCTGGGTCTCCGCCCGGTATCTGTGCGTGCTGTTAGGATGGGATATCACGGGCGGCTCCTGCATGGTCATCGCCTGTTTTTTCCTCTGCGCCGATTATGCGATCAACGCCCTGTCGCCCCGGCTGGCGGGGAAGTTCCAGGTGTCCGCCACCGTGGCCAAGATGGTGCCTCTGGTGCTGATGGCGGTGGTGGGTACGGTGATGGGACTTGCCAACGGACGGCTGCGTGAGAATTTTACCGCCGCTGCATCCGCCACCGTGGATACGGGCGCCGGACTGATGGCCTCTGTGGTGGCGGTGGCCTTTGCCTATGAGGGCTGGATATTGGCCACCTCCATCAATGCCGAGCTGAAGGATGCCAGACGCAATCTTCCACGGGCGCTGGTGATCGGCGCCTGCATCGTGGTGGCCACCTATCTCTTTTACTATATCGGCCTGGGCGGGGCCGTCACCACGGAGGAGCTGATGGCCAGCGGAGAGACCGCCGCCAAGATGGCCTTCCAGCGCACCTTTGGTCCTGTGGCGGGAACGCTGGTCTTTGTGCTGATCGTCATCTCCTGCCTTGGCACGCTGAACGGTCTGATGCTGGCCTGCTGCCGGGCAAGCTATGCCCTGGGCGCACGGAACTGGGGTCCCAGGCCCGATGTATTTGAAAAAGTGGACCAGGCCACCAACATGCCCTCCAACTCCGCCACCATGGCGCTGCTCTACTCCGCCTTCTGGCTGATGTTTTTCTACGGCGCCAATCTGGCGGAGCCAAGGTGGTTCGGAGCCTTTGGCTTTGACTCCGCGGAGCTGCCCATTGTCACGCTCTACGCCATGTATATTCCTATTTTTATCCAGATGATGCGGAAGGAAACGGAGCTCAATGCCTTCAAGCGCTTCCTCATGCCGGCGCTGGGAGTGCTCAGCTGCCTGTTCATGGTGTACGCGGCCTTTGCCGCCCACGGGGTGAGAGTGCTTTACTATTTGATGATGTTCACCGCCTTTATGCTTGTGGGCTTGCTGCTGCGCGGGCGGAGACAGTGA
- a CDS encoding putative polysaccharide biosynthesis protein has protein sequence MSSERRMLLQGSILAFAGILTKLIGFAYRIPMANLLGNVGNGIYSVAFGIYNIALTLSSLSMPLAVSKLVSSRLAKNEAKNARRAFWDTLLFAAAVGGVAALVLWFGADALEGIYKEPGLARPLRVLSPTTFVVAFLGTFRGWFQGHGNMVPTAVSQVMEQIVNAVVSVLAAWQLTRIFADDSAVDAYGAAGGTIGTLAGAAVGLAFVVTLFFRSREPEGLEGAPTEDHALIYRALILTVIPVVLSQTIYQIGYTLDDLIFANVMASKGFLKEEYQALQGVFNTQYNQMVNLPVSIASAMAASTVPGIVSASVRRDRRESHRKITAVLKLNMAIAIPSAVGLAVLARPIMELLFTSLGEKEALAAHLLQAGSLAAVFYALSTITTAILQASDYMGLPVRHCAVSLVIHAALVYLLLRFTNWGVYALIVGNVTFPLLVSVLNCRALSRALRYRFKPGRTFAVPFVSALAMGVVTWGSSTLLRLIGCPRVLTLIAAIALSVAAYGFLLLRLHCFADRQLLELPMGGKLLKLSRRLER, from the coding sequence ATGTCAAGTGAGCGCAGAATGCTGCTTCAGGGGAGTATTCTGGCCTTTGCGGGAATCCTGACCAAGCTCATCGGTTTTGCCTACCGGATCCCCATGGCAAACCTGTTGGGCAATGTGGGAAACGGCATCTACTCCGTGGCCTTTGGCATCTACAACATCGCCCTGACCCTCTCCTCGCTGAGCATGCCTCTGGCGGTCTCCAAGCTGGTCTCCTCCCGCCTTGCCAAAAATGAGGCGAAAAACGCCCGCAGGGCCTTCTGGGACACACTGCTCTTTGCCGCCGCTGTGGGCGGTGTGGCGGCGCTGGTGCTGTGGTTCGGCGCGGACGCCCTGGAGGGCATCTACAAGGAACCGGGACTGGCCAGGCCGCTGCGGGTTCTTTCGCCCACCACCTTTGTGGTGGCCTTCTTAGGCACCTTCCGGGGCTGGTTCCAGGGCCACGGCAACATGGTGCCCACCGCCGTTTCCCAGGTGATGGAGCAGATCGTCAACGCCGTGGTCAGTGTGCTGGCGGCGTGGCAGCTGACACGGATTTTCGCTGACGACAGCGCGGTGGACGCCTACGGCGCCGCCGGCGGCACCATCGGCACTTTGGCCGGAGCCGCGGTGGGCCTGGCCTTTGTGGTGACGCTGTTTTTCCGAAGCCGGGAGCCGGAGGGACTGGAGGGCGCCCCGACGGAGGACCACGCCCTTATCTACCGTGCACTGATTCTGACGGTGATCCCCGTGGTCTTGAGTCAGACCATCTATCAGATCGGGTATACTTTGGACGACCTCATCTTTGCCAACGTGATGGCGTCGAAAGGGTTTTTGAAGGAGGAGTACCAGGCGCTGCAGGGGGTATTCAACACCCAGTACAACCAGATGGTGAACCTGCCGGTGTCCATTGCCAGCGCCATGGCGGCCTCCACCGTGCCCGGCATTGTCAGCGCCTCGGTGCGACGGGACAGGAGGGAGTCCCACCGCAAGATCACGGCGGTGCTGAAGCTGAACATGGCCATTGCCATCCCATCCGCGGTAGGGCTGGCAGTGCTGGCCAGACCTATTATGGAATTGCTGTTCACCAGTTTGGGGGAGAAGGAGGCCTTGGCGGCCCACCTGCTTCAGGCCGGCTCCTTGGCGGCGGTGTTTTATGCCCTCTCCACCATCACCACGGCCATTCTCCAGGCCAGCGACTACATGGGACTGCCGGTGCGTCACTGCGCGGTCTCCCTTGTGATCCACGCGGCGCTGGTCTATCTGCTGCTGCGCTTTACCAATTGGGGCGTATACGCGCTGATCGTGGGCAACGTCACCTTCCCGCTGCTGGTGTCGGTCCTCAACTGCCGGGCGCTGAGCCGGGCGCTGCGCTACCGCTTCAAGCCCGGCCGCACCTTTGCCGTGCCCTTTGTTTCGGCGCTGGCCATGGGTGTGGTCACCTGGGGCAGCAGCACGCTGCTGCGCCTGATCGGGTGCCCGCGGGTCCTGACGCTGATAGCGGCGATTGCATTGTCCGTGGCCGCATACGGCTTTCTCCTGCTGCGGCTGCACTGCTTTGCGGACCGGCAGCTGCTGGAGCTGCCCATGGGCGGGAAGCTGCTGAAGCTCTCCAGGCGGCTGGAGCGGTAA
- a CDS encoding Gfo/Idh/MocA family protein has translation MRAAIIGTGGIAHTHAQSIRSLGHSVSLVVGHTLPSAQRFAGEYGCECFTDTLTEEQLKKVDCVHVCAPPERHYELVKLCLESGKHVLCEKPLSLRYEDAKELSALAEAKGVVAAVDFNNRFYPTCTQVRGLVAEMGDPVLIHGHYQQEFNILPCPYSWRYREATRATSEIGSHFIDLMRYLTGLEVEAVSAVFQTLQPEGRVRDGLFYPDGEGEAVTVSNEDTAVVTFRLSGGAVASAVFSEISPGRSNDLSLEILSASRSVSWCSESPYQVVTGEKAKGLTCRTSAFGGGFTDTFTDCFRAFYCAVETGLRDPRLATFRDGAVNTLICSCIAQSAHNGGTFVPVRE, from the coding sequence ATGCGAGCAGCCATCATCGGCACCGGCGGCATCGCCCACACCCACGCGCAGTCCATCCGTTCCCTGGGCCATTCAGTCTCCCTGGTGGTGGGCCACACCCTTCCCTCCGCCCAGCGGTTTGCCGGTGAATACGGCTGCGAATGCTTTACCGACACGCTGACGGAGGAGCAGCTCAAAAAGGTGGACTGCGTCCACGTCTGCGCCCCGCCGGAGCGTCACTACGAACTGGTGAAGCTGTGCCTTGAATCGGGCAAGCACGTGCTGTGCGAAAAGCCCCTGTCCCTGCGCTATGAGGACGCCAAAGAGCTCTCAGCCCTGGCTGAGGCCAAGGGCGTGGTGGCCGCGGTGGACTTCAACAACCGGTTTTATCCCACCTGTACCCAGGTCCGCGGCCTGGTGGCGGAGATGGGCGATCCGGTCCTGATCCACGGCCACTACCAGCAGGAGTTCAACATCCTCCCCTGCCCCTACTCCTGGCGCTACCGGGAGGCCACCCGGGCCACCTCGGAAATCGGCTCCCATTTCATCGACCTGATGCGCTATCTCACCGGCCTGGAGGTGGAGGCTGTCAGCGCCGTGTTCCAGACCCTCCAGCCTGAGGGCCGGGTCCGGGACGGCCTCTTCTACCCCGACGGGGAGGGAGAGGCGGTCACCGTCTCCAACGAGGACACGGCCGTGGTCACCTTCCGCCTGAGCGGTGGGGCCGTGGCCAGCGCGGTGTTCTCCGAAATCTCCCCGGGCCGCAGCAACGATCTGTCCCTGGAAATTCTCTCCGCCTCCCGGTCCGTCTCCTGGTGCAGCGAATCACCTTATCAGGTGGTCACCGGCGAGAAGGCAAAGGGGCTCACCTGCCGGACCAGCGCCTTTGGCGGCGGCTTTACCGACACATTCACCGACTGCTTCCGCGCCTTCTATTGCGCGGTGGAAACCGGCCTGCGGGACCCCAGGCTGGCCACCTTCCGGGACGGCGCCGTCAACACCCTGATCTGCAGCTGTATCGCGCAGAGCGCCCACAACGGCGGCACGTTCGTCCCTGTGCGGGAATAA
- a CDS encoding ABC transporter permease: MDKVFIDGLSFAAPLFVMAMGGIYSEKSGITNLAVEGFQGFGAFVGALIAVLLMPILGDGSQGVIYIAMLAAFIGGGLYACIHALLCIKFRANQVISGVVVNILAVALTTFLTSTVNKALTGGQSSNKFILGVSDRFTIPVLSDIPVLGALFQNMYPFEFVILGLAILAWYLMYKTRFGMHLRACGENPQAVDAAGGNVGRTRFLAVMISGALSGVGGICYAYSISANFSPNIYMGYGYLAIAAMIFGNWNILPTAAVCLFFGLAKSGGYQLCLSMGLSSNYSDLFMMLPYILTLILLTFFSKKNHPPKAAGEVYDKGKR; this comes from the coding sequence ATGGATAAAGTATTTATTGACGGCCTCTCCTTTGCCGCTCCCCTGTTCGTCATGGCCATGGGCGGCATCTACTCGGAAAAAAGCGGCATCACCAACCTGGCCGTTGAGGGCTTCCAGGGCTTCGGCGCCTTTGTGGGCGCGCTGATCGCCGTTCTCCTCATGCCCATCCTCGGCGACGGCTCCCAGGGTGTGATCTACATCGCCATGCTGGCCGCCTTCATTGGCGGCGGGCTCTATGCCTGCATCCACGCATTGCTGTGCATCAAGTTCCGGGCCAATCAGGTCATCAGCGGCGTGGTGGTCAACATCCTGGCCGTGGCCCTGACCACCTTCCTCACCAGCACAGTGAACAAGGCCCTCACCGGCGGACAGTCCTCCAACAAGTTCATCCTTGGCGTGTCCGACCGCTTCACCATCCCCGTGCTCAGCGACATCCCCGTCCTTGGCGCCCTGTTCCAGAACATGTATCCCTTTGAGTTTGTTATCCTGGGCCTGGCCATCCTGGCCTGGTACCTGATGTACAAGACCCGCTTCGGCATGCATCTCAGGGCCTGCGGTGAGAACCCTCAGGCCGTTGACGCCGCAGGCGGCAACGTGGGCCGCACCCGCTTTCTCGCGGTGATGATCTCCGGCGCCCTCTCCGGCGTGGGCGGCATCTGCTACGCCTACTCCATTTCCGCCAACTTCTCCCCCAACATCTATATGGGCTACGGCTACCTTGCCATCGCGGCCATGATCTTCGGCAACTGGAACATCCTGCCCACAGCCGCAGTCTGTCTGTTCTTCGGCCTGGCCAAGTCCGGCGGATACCAGCTGTGCCTGAGCATGGGCCTCTCCAGCAACTATTCCGACCTGTTCATGATGCTGCCATACATCCTGACACTGATCCTGCTGACCTTCTTCTCCAAGAAGAACCACCCGCCCAAGGCAGCAGGCGAGGTCTACGACAAGGGCAAGCGGTAA